Part of the Tepiditoga spiralis genome, TGTATATACAACACATAAATCTTTATCAACATCATCTGTTATAGAAAGTTTTTTTACTTTTTCTATATATATATCATCAATTTCTTTACCTATTATTTTTAATAATCCTTTTTCAATAGCTTCTTCTTTTGAAATTCTTTTTATTGTAGAAAAATCATTTACATTATTTATTTCTTCAGTTAAAGGATCTGCTATTTTTGAAGTTATTTGAGCGCCATCTTCCCAATATGCTTTATAACCATTGTATTCTTTAGGATTATGACTTGCAGTGATCACAATTCCTCCAGCAGTTTTTAAATGTAATATTGAAAATGAAAGTTCTGGTGTAGGTCTTAAATCTTCAAAAAGAAATGCTTTTATGCCATTAGCAGCAAAAATTAATGCTGTATCAAGTGCAAATTCCTTGGACATATGTCTACTATCATGTGCAATAGCTACTCCTCTTTCAGCATATTCTTTTGATTGTTTATTAATAAAATTGGCAAATCCTTGTGTGGCTTTTGAAACTGTATATATATTCATTCTATTTGTACCTGCACCTAATTTTCCTCTTAATCCAGCAGTTCCAAATTCAAGATCTTTATAAAATCTATCTTGAATTTCCTTTTCATCTGAAATTTTTTTTAATTCTTCTTTTGTCTTTTCATCAATATTTTTGTCTTTTAACCAACTTTTATACCTTTCCATATAATTCATAAAATTCCCTCCCTTAAAAATATTCACAGTAAATTATACCATAATTTATATAATCAAAAAAATAATCTGATTTTTAATATTTTTTGCATTGTGAAAATTCACAATATTATATTTATTTTTTAACATTTTGATACAAAAATAAAATGTATTTAGTAGTATAATGTATCTGCTAATATATTTATATATGTAAATATATAAATATAATGATATATCGGAGGCGGTAGTTATGAGTACACTTCTTGTTTTAGCAATAACTTTTGTAACTTATTTTTTCATTATTTTTACAAGAAAGATTAAAAAATCTATAATTACTTTTTTTCTTGCTTCATTGCTTTTTATATTTAAACCGGTTGAAGGATTTACACTTGAGAATTTAAGTCATATAGTTAGTTTTGAAACGCTTGGAATTTTACTTGGAATGACTATAATTGTTGAAATTTTAAAAGAAAGTGGTTTTTTTACTTATTTTGCAGTAAAAACAATAAAAGCAAGTAAGTATAAATTTTGGATTGTTTTATTTTTGTTAATGGGAATTGTAATAATATTTTCAGCATTTTTAGATAATGTGGTAACTATATTATTTATTGCTCCTATTATTTTTCTTGTAGCAGATACTTTAGAAGTTGATCCAACACCATTAATGATGTTAACTATAGTTATGGATAACATTGGTGGGATGGGAACATTAATTGGAAGTCCAGTAAATATAATAATAGGAACAACAAGTGGTATTGATTTTACAAAATTTCTTGTTACAATGGGACCTATAACTTTGTTAGCATTTGTAGCCTCGTTTTTTATTTTTAAAATACAAAATAAAATTGATACAAAATCTTATAATAAAAAATTAGAAAAATTAAAAGAAATGGATGAAAATAAAGCAATTACCAATAAATCAATGGCAATAAAAGGTGTAGTAATTTTCTTTATAGCATTAATGGGATTTTTAACTCATGAAAGTACACATATACCAATAGCAGTAGTAGCTACTTCATCAGCTTTAGTTTTAATGCTTCTAACTAACAAAGATTTTGAAGAAATGGCTCATGAAATAGATTGGGATACTTTATTTTTCTATTCAGCCTTATTTGCTGTATCTTATGCTTTAAGTGAAATAGGTGCAATAGATATTCTTGCAAATTTATTTATGCCACTTATGAATACACCAATGTTGTTAATGTTAGTTTTTATGTTTGTATCTGCAATGGTAATGCCATTTTTGAATTCTGTTCCTGGAACATTAGTGTTGGCTCCAGTTGTTTCCGTTTTAGTAAATAAAGGCGCTCCTTTTGAATTATGGTTTGCATTTGCTATGGGGGCAAATCTTGGAACAAACTTAACTCCTCTTGGTGCTGTTCAAAACTTTGTGGTAGTTGGATTACTAAAAAAAGATGCAAATGTGGATATTTCTTTTTCAAAATATATGAAATATGGATATATTCACGTTATTGTTTCATTGATTATAGCGGTTGCATATTTGTTTTTTCATTATTATGTAATGGCTTAAGGAAGTGTGATTATGAATGAAGAATTAAAAATATTTAAAGCATTAGCCGATGAAACAAGATTAAAAATAATAAAAATATTATTAAAAGGAGAACACTGCGTTTGTAAAATAGTTCCACACACAAATAGATCACAATCAACCGTTTCTAATCAATTATCAAAATTAGAAAATCTTGGAATAGTAAAATCAAAAAGAGATGGTAGACGAATATGCTACTATATTGTAAATGATAAAATTGAAAAAATATTAAATATTTTTAAAAAGGGAGTGTGATTATGGGAAGTATAACAAGTTTTCTTATTGTAATTTTTGTAGTTGGTTTTGTAACAGGTGGATTAAAAATAAGATTTGACCGTTTTTTTGCAATTCTAATGTTAATGACCGTTGCAGGTAAAGGTATAAGAAGTGCAATTGATTTGTTTTTGTGGGTAATTATGCTTGGTAGTTTATATATAATACTTGAAAATCAAGAAAAAATCAAAAAGATGCCAAAAGCAGCATTAATAAAATTTTTTACATTTATACCAATAATGACATTTTTTAGTTCCTTACTTGGATCATACTTAAATAGCTTGAGTTCTAATAAATTTTTAACTATAACATTAGGAATCTTAGCTTTATTATATGGTTTAAGAATGATATTTATTCATTTCAAAGATCATGAAATGGATCATAAAGATCCTAAACCTGGGTTTGTAAAATTTTGTGGTTTTTTTGGACCAATAATAAGTGGTTTTTCAATAGGTTTTATTGGAACGTCATTAAAATCATTAAAATTACCTCTTGCAATTAAAAGTGGAAAAATGAATGCAAAACAAGTGTATTTAGGTAATACTATGACAGCATTTTTTTCTTCGTTATTTGCTATAATGTGGCATTATATATTTACTCCTTCAATGGAAGCCTTTGATAGTTATATTTATGCTATAAGTTTGTGGGCATCAATACACTTTGTATATGACTTAACTAATGTTTTCTTTAAAGATAAGTGGAGAAAAGGATTTCAAATTTTTATTGGAATAGCATTAGTTTTAGTATCATTTAAGATTTTTTCTATGTAATAAAAATAAAAAAATGTTCTTTCATTCGAAAGAACATTTTTTTTTAATTATATTTATTATTATAAATCTTTGGTATTCACCCATTAATTTATATTTTAATTTAATTAAAAATAAATAATTGATTATTTGATTTGTAATATAATAATATTATAATATGTACGAATGTTCATATATAAATAAAGGGGTGATTTAAAATGGAAGTTATAAAAAAGTTAACCTTTAATATAAAAAAATATTTAATTTTTTTTACATTAACTTTTTTATCTATTGGATGGATTTTAGGAGCAAATTTTTCAAAGTTTGCTGCAACGAATAAATCTATTTTTTCAAATGTAATTGTATTTTTTGTTTTTTTTATGATTTATCCTATGATGATAAATATGGATTGGAAAAAAATAACTAAACTATTTAAAGATCCTAAAGCGATTTTATTAAGCTTATTATACAACTATTTAATTACTCCAGTAATAGCCTATATATTAATGCGGTTATTTCTTCACAATGATGAATTAGCACTTGGATTTATGCTAGTAATGCTAATACCAGTAAGTTCTTCAAGTATAGGATATACTGGAATAGTAAAAGGTAGTGTTGAAGTGGCAACAATAGCTCAAACAATAAATTTTATTTTAATCCCTATACTTGCTCCAATTTATTTATCAATAATAGCTCATGGAAGTAAAATTACAATACCAATGAATTCAATATTAAAATCAATGTTTTATGTAATAATATTACCAATAATTTTAGGATATATAACAAGAGTAATTATAATTTCAAAAGTTGGAGAAAAAGGCTTAAAAAGAGCAAAACCTTTAATAGGATTAATAACTTTAGTATCAATGTTGGGAGTAATATTTTTTATTTTCTTTTTAAAAGGTCATATGCTTGTTAGTAAATGGAATTTATTAATTATACTTGGATTTTTAACTATAATATATTTAATAATTGCATTAGTATTTGAAACTTGGTTTAATAAAAGAGCTGGACTTACATATGAAGAACACATGGGAATTGTATTTTTAAGTACTGGTAAAAACAATGGTACAGCAGTGGCAATTGCAACACTTGCATTTAGTCCATTAGTTGCTATACCTGCTGCAATATTGCCTATTTTTCAAATAATATTTATGATATTTTATGTAAAATTAGAAAATAAAATAAAAAAGTATTTTGAAAAAAATACTAAAATAAATTATACAAGAAAATACGAGGAGGAATAGAATGATACAAAAATTTGTATTAGAAACAACATTGCATCCAGAAGAATCTGTTTCATTACACAAAGCACGTGGTTTAGAAACAAAAATTTCTGTAAATACTGAAGGTAAACATACTCATGCTCATACTCCAGTTGAAACAGTTATTGGAGCATTAGGTTCTTGTTTAATAATAAATACACAAAGATTTTTTAAAGCTAAAGAATTAAATTTTAAAGATATAAAAATGACACTAAATGGTTATAGAGATCCTTCTATACCAAAACTTGTAAAAATAGAATACTTTATGAAAATAGAAACAAATGAAACAATTAATTTAGATGAATTAAAAGAATTTATATCAAAAAAAAGTACAACATATAGAACTTTAGAAGATTCAGTAGAAATAGTTGGAGAAATTGAAAAAATATAAAAATTATGATAAAACAATAACTTTATTACTTCAATAAAGTTATTGTTTTTTTATAAAAATCCTCAAAAACGTTTTTACCAATAATTAACGTTTAAAAAATAATTTTGAAATAATTATTATTTATAATGTAAACGAATTAATAAAATAATTAATTAATTAAGAAATTACTAATATATTTAATACAAAAAGACTTTATAACTATTTGTGAAAAAAATCATATATTTTCACAAAAAAAAAATCATGGAGGTGTTTTTTATGGCAAAGTACGAAGTTACAAAAACATTAGATGTTATGGGAGAAGTATGTCCTGTTCCAGATGTTGAAACCAAAAGAGCTATGAAAAAGATGAAACCTGGAGAAATTTTAGAAGTATTGATTGACTACCCTATGTCTAAAGAAAGAATTCCAGAAGCTGTTAAAAAAATGGGTAACGAAGTACTTGAAATTGAAGAATCTGGAAGTTCAGAATGGAAAATTTATATTAAAATAAAGTAATCTAAAGGGGGAGTAAATTTATGGAATGGTCCGGATTAATAATCGGTCTTATTTTTGGGGTAATTTTACAAAAAGGAAGAGTTTGTTTTAATTCAGCTTTTAGAGATGTTTTAATGTTTAAAGATAATTATTTAATGAAACTTGCTGCATTAACACTTGCATTAGAATCAATAGTTTTTGTTTTATTTGCTCAATTTGGTTGGATGACTATGAATCCAAAACCATTAAACTGGGGAGCTAATATTGTTGGTGGTTTTATATTTGGGTTAGGAATGGTTTTAGCTGGTGGATGTGCTTCAGGTGTAACTTATAGAGTTGGAGAAGGTATGACAACAGCTTGGTTTGCGGCTGTTTTCTATGGTTTAACAGGTTATGCTACAAAACATGGTGCTTTTAATTGGTGGTTAAAATTATTTGGTCAAAGTATAAAAACTACAAATGATTCACAATACTTTGTAGAAAAATCAGGACCAACACTTTCTTCTGTTTTACATTTAAATCAATGGATCGTTGTTGCCATATTTGTTGGATTGATGTTATGGTATGTTTTTGGAACAAAAACAACAGAAAGACCTACAAAATTAGGATTTAAAACAGCATCTATTCTTATAGCTTTACTTGCTGGGTTTGCCTTTATAACAAGTACAGCTTCAGGAAGACATTATGGAATGGGAATTACTGGTGGATGGATAAATTTATTTGATGGATTTTTAAATAAAAAACCATTAAATTGGGAAGGTTTAGAAATTCTTGGTATTATTGTTGGAGCAGGAATAACCGCTAAATTAGCTGGTGAATTTAAGCTAAGAATGCCTAAAAATCCAATTACATATTTACAAGTAATGATAGGTGGATTTTTAATGGGACTTGGAGCTGTAACTGCTGGTGGATGTAATGTTGGACATTTCTTAACAGGTGTTCCACAATTAGCAATATCATCAATTGTTGCTTCAATATTCTTTATATTAGGTAACTGGACAATGGCATGGCTATTGTATAGAGAAAGAGATTAAGTTAAGGAGGCATTTTATGAAAATAGCAATACAAGCAATGGTTCAACCTTATACATATCAAGATCTTGATTCGATAATAAAAATTGCTGATGCAGCTCTTGATAAAGGACACGAAGTTACAATATTTTTATTTTGTGACGCAGCATTAGCAAGTAATAAACAAATAAAACCAGTAAGAAGTGATAGAAACTTACCAAAAATACTTGAAACAATGATAAAAGAAAAAGGATTAAAAGTAGATATATGTGGAATTTGTATGGATTATAGAGGAATAACAACAGACATGATTATCGAAGGTTCAAGAGCTAGTGGATTACCTGAATTAGCTGAATTAGTGTATAACTCTGATAGATTTATAAGCTTTATGGCGTGAGGTGAAATATGGATAAAAAAGTATTATTTGTCGTTTATCAATCTCCTGTAGGATCATTATGGACAAATGAAGGATTTAGAACTGCATTTGGTATGTATGGAGAAGATATTGAACCTTCTTTATTGGTTTTAGAAGCTGCAAGTACTTCATTATCTAAAAATACAGCACCTGAAAAAATGGGATTATTACCAATAAAAATAGTTCATAGATTTGTAAAAAGATATGAAACAGAAGTTTTTGGCGTTGAAGAACATTTAGAAAAGTATGGAGTAAAAAAGGAAAATATCGATGAAAACTTTAATGCAAAATTATTAAAAGAAAATGAGTTAAATGAGTTTTTTCATTCTTTTGATTCAGTAATATTTATGTGAGGTGTTAATATGGCTCTTGTTTTAGTTAAGTATGGATTAGATAATCCAGCAGAAAGAATTAAACTTTCTAATACTAAAGATGAAGATACAATTGTTTTTATACAAAATGGAATATTTTGGACAAGAACAGCTGAAATAAACTCTATAAAAGGTAAAAAAGTTGCAATAAAAGATGATTTTATTTGTAGAGGTTATGATGAATCAGAAGCAAAAGTACCTTTAATTGATTACTCTAATTTTATTGATATAGTTGAAAAAGAAGAAAAATTTATAGGATAAAGGAAAAGCTAACGCTTTTCCTTTACCTTAATATTAATTTGGAGATTTAGTATGAAGTATAAAAAATTAAATGTACAAACATTGGATTTAACTGATTTATTTAAAATCCTTACAAATCAAGCAAGACTTGAAATATTAGTATTATTAAAAGATAGCTGTTCAACTTTAAATGAAATGATTGAAAAGTTATCAATGGATAAATCAACAATATATAGACATTTAAGATATTTAAAAAATAGATCATTAATAATTTCTTATGAAAAAGATGGAGTTGAACGTTATGATCTTTCATGTAAACTTGTATACGATCTTATAGAATCTGGAATACAAATATTGTCAAATTTAAAAAATATAAAATCATATTCTTACAATAATTTAAAAATATTTTCTAATGAAATAAAGAATATTGAAGAAATAAATGTTGATAAATTTATAGATTTATGTGGAGAAGTATGTCCTGTTCCAGATGTAACAGCAAGAAAAGAAATAAAAAAATTAAAAAAAGGACAAGTATTACTTGTTATAGTTGATTATCCATTATCAAAAGAAAGAATTCCAAAGATAATAGAGAGTGATGGTAATGAAATTTTAGCTATAGTAGATGATTCACTGAGTACAAAAATATACATTAGGAGGAACTAAAGATATGTTTGATGCAATAGTAATTGGTGGTGGTCCAGGAGGATATGTTTCTGCTATAAGACTTTCTCAGCTTGGTAAAAAAGTTGCTATTATTGAAAAAAAAGCTTTTGGTGGAACATGTACAAATGTTGGGTGTATTCCAACAAAAGCCATGTTAACTTCAGCACATTTATATTCAGAAATAATTGAAAAATCAAAAAAGTTTGGAATAGAAGTAGAAAATGTAAATTATAATTTTAAAAATATAATGAAACATATGGAAAAAATAGTTACATCATCTAAAAAAGGTGTAGAATTTTTAATGAAGAAAAATAAAATAACTGTATACAATGGAACAGCAGAAATTTTAAATAAAAATACAGTTAAAATAAAAGAAACAAATGAAAATTTAGAAACTAAAAATTTAATATTGGCACATGGTTCTGTTCCAGTTATGTTTCCACCATTTGATAAGGTTGAAGGGTTGTGGACAAGCGATGATGTTTTTTCACTTGAAAAACTTCCAGAATCAATTTTAATAATAGGTGGAGGAGTAATAGGAATTGAATTTTCAACATTTTTTTCTACTTTAGGAAAAAAAGTTTATGTTATAGAATTAGCTGATCACATTTTACCAACAGAAGACTTAGACGTTGCAAATGAAGTCAAAAAAGTAATAAAGAAAAATGGAGTTTCAATATATGAAAAACATAAAGTGCTTGGAGTAGAAAAAAATGAAACTTCATATATTACTAAAATATTAAATTCTGAAACCAATGAAGAAATAAGTATTGAAACTGAAAAAGTACTTATGGCTGTTGGGAGAAAACCAAATATAACAGATGATATTAAAAATCTTGGAGTAAATATTGAAAGAGGCGTAATATCAAATGATGAAATGAAAACAAATATTGAAAATGTATATGCAGTAGGGGATATAAAAGGGAAAATAATGCTTGCTCATGTTGCAATGTTTGAAGGAATTGTTGCAGCACACAACATAGCTGGTGAAAAAAAATTAATGGATTATTCAGCAGTTCCATCAATAATTTTCTCTAATCCAGAAGTAGCTTCAACAGGTTTAAGAGAAAAAGATTTAGATAAAGAAAAAGTAATAGTATCAAAATTCCCACTTTCTGCAAACCCAAGAGCACGTACTCTTGAAGAAAGATATGGTTTTGTAAAAATTATTGCAGATAAAGAAACTAAGAAAATTTTGGGAATGTCTGTTGTTTCACCAAATGCAACAGATATGATTATGGAAGGAGTTATTTCAGTAAGAAATAATATGAATATAGAAAATTTAGTTGATTCAATTCATCCTCACCCAACTCTAACAGAATCTTTTTTGGGAGCATTGGAAGGATTAGAAGGAATGGCAATACATCTTTAAAAAAAGGGAGGATTTATTATGAAAAAATATTCAGAAACACATGAATATGCTATTATAGATGAAAAAATAGCAACAATAGGAATATCAATTAATGCAGCTGATGAATTAGGAGATATAACATTTATAGAATTACCTGAAGTTGGAAAAGAAGTTAAGAGTGGAGATGTTTTGTGTACTCTTGAATCTGTAAAATCAGCCGGTGATGTTTATACTCCATTAACTGGAAAAGTAATTGAAGTTAATAAAGCTTTAGAAGAAAAGCCAGAATTAATGAATGATGATCCTGAAGACGAAGGTTGGATTTGTAAAATAGAATTTAGCGCTAAAGAAGAAATAGATAATTTAAAAGATAGTGATTAAAAAAATATTTAAACAATTAAGTATTTAAATATATTAATATACTTAATTGTTTTTCTAATAACCATAATATAAGTGTTTTTTAATATTCTAATATATTAAGAGGTGATAAATATGGCAGTTCCAAATGATGTTCCAGCTATAGGTAAAGATGCATTGGGAAGAGAAGTAAAAGATTTAACAAAAGTTTCATGGTGGGGTTTAAATAGAAAAGAAGTTGAATGGTTTCCTAAGATTGACTTAGATAAATGTGCAGGTTGTGGTATTTGTTTTGTAAGTTGTGGAAGGAGAGTATTTGATTTTGATGCTTCATTAGAAAAACCTATTGTTGCTCAACCTTATAACTGTATGGTGGGTTGCCAAACTTGTGCAAATCTTTGTCCAACATCAGCAATATCTTTTCCTGATTCAAAGGAAATAAAAAAAATGGTTTCTAAAAACAATGTAGTAAAAAAAGCTTTTGAAAAAATCCAACCTCTTTTGAAAAAAGATAATCTAAGTGAAAAAGAAATAAAAATTACACCAAACGAATAAGAAGACAGCATTAGCTGTCTTCTTATTCGTTATTTTTTATTAAACCAACAGATTCTCTTTGTTTGTACTCCATCTGAATGGTTGTATGCTCGATATCAAAACTATCATGAGCTAACTTTGATATTTTTTCTCTTATTATATCTGCTTCACTTAATTTAACATCATCTTTTAGCTTTATATGAAATTCAGCATGAATATCATGTTCACTCAATCTCCATATGTGCAAATGGTGTATATTTTCAACTTCTTTTATTTTATTTATTTTATCTTCTAATTCTTTTACATTTATTTCTTCTGGTGTTGCTTGCATTAATATCTTTAAAGTTTCATTTAATATTTCAAAACTTTCTTTTATAACATAAGCACCTATTAAAGCTGTTAAAAGTGGGTCTATCCAATATATTTTAAAATAATAAATCATAATTCCACCTATAACAACACCTACAGAAGATAATGCATCAGACAATAAATGAAGATACGTTGATTTTATATTAACACTATCTTTTGCATTTTTGCTTAAAAGAATTACTGAAAGAGTATTTGCAATTAATCCAATGAGTGCTACCCATATCATAACTCCACCATTTATTGGTTCTGGATTAATAAACTTTAAATATGCTTCTTTAAATAAAAATATTGATACAATGACTAAAACTGAAGCATTGAACAATGCCGCAAGTATTTCTGCTCTTTTATAACCAAAGGTCATTTTTTCTGTATGTTTCTTTTTAGATAATTTTAAAGCTATGTAAGTTATAATAACTGAAAAGCCATCACTTAAATTATGGAGTGCATCAGACAACAAAGACAAACTACCTGAAAAAATACCTCCAATAATTTCAGCAACTGTTATTGAAAAATTTAAAAACATTGTTATAATAAGATTTTTTGAGTTTATTTCACCATGAGAATGATGATGCGCCAATTTAATCATCTCCTTTTACATGTTCATCTCCGATTTTAATTATTTTTTCAATATGTTCATCATCAAGAGAGTATCTAATAAATTTTCCTTCTCTTCTAGCCTTTACTAATTTATATTGTTTTAATAGTTTTAATTGATGTGAACAGGTAGATTGATTTAACTCTAAAAGTGTTGAAATTTTTTGGACACATTTTTCTCCATCTAAAAGTACGTGTAATATTTTTAATCTTGTTGGATCTGCAAAAGCGGAAAAAAATTCAGCAATATCTACATAATAATCATGTTCTTTAATATTTTCTTTAATAATAATCACTCCTTTACCTTAAAAATATATTTCCTAGCATCAATACTGCAGCTAACCAATTAGTATAAGCAAATATTTTTTTTAGATTTTTTGGTCTTGATTTTAAAGCTAACTTACCTCCAATTACTCCACCAAAGATTGCTATTATTGCCAATGAAATTGAAAGAACTGCATTAAAGTCTCCTTGAAATAAATGCCCTAAAAAGCCTGTAAATGCTGTAACCATTATCAATGGAGATGCTGTTCCAACCGCTACATACATTGGTACAGAACAACCTAAAACCATTAATGGAACTAAAAATGAACCTCCAGAAACGCCAACCATACCAGATGTAAATCCTATTAAAATAGTTATAGGAATAATTAGCCATAAGTTTATTAAATAATTATTATCTTTTGATTTTATAGTCCAATAACCAATTTTTTTATTTTTTGATGTGATATTTTTTTCTGCAACAGGAATTAACATTATTATTCCAGAAATAATTAGTAAAACTGAAAAAGTGAGTTTTAATGTTACTGGAGTAAAAAAATGAGAAAAATACCCACCTAAAAAAGCAGATGTAGCAGAAAGCCCTCCTATTAAAAAAGCTAAACTCCAAATTACAACCTTTTTTTTATGAAAAATAATCATTGCTGCAAATGCTGCACTAAAAAGTATAAATTGACCAGCTGTTGCTGCTTGACTTATTGGAATTCCAAATAATGTTAGTATTAACACATAAAAATTGCCTCCTCCTTTTCCTACCATTGTCATAGTAAGGGCTATAATGAAAATTAATATTCCAATTATTGTATTTATCATTCATTTTCACCATTAAACATATTTTTTATTTTTAAAATATCTTCAGTCCTTTTTTTATAATATAAAACAGGAGCTCTAAATTTCATAACCTTTCCATCATCATTAACTGGTATTAATAGTTGAAAGTCTTCTCTAAAATCTTGCCAATCTACTAAAATAGGAATATCTAATTTGAATTTTAAACATTCTTTTAAACTCGAAAGGTATTTTATTTCTTTAAAAGTATCTTTAAAATCATTTAAGTCATTTTCATTTAGATAAGTTAATACTGATAAATCTTTTAATTCTTCTTCATAAATCATTTCTTTATCTTTAAAGGCTAAAGTATATCCGTTTTTTAATCTTAATTCTTTTGTATCTTCAGATAATTCTCTTTGCTTTGCACTTCTACCTATCAAAACTGAATCAGCTTCATTATATTTAAGCATAGATAATGCTTGAGCCGCACTTGGAACCTTTATAAATTCTACTTCATCACTTACATTTTTTAAAATTTCACTTGCAAATGGTGTCATTGTGGGACAATAAACTAATTTCATATTATCACTCCTTTTCTATTTTTATCATTTTAACATATGAACGTATGCACATATATTATAAAT contains:
- a CDS encoding SLC13 family permease, which translates into the protein MSTLLVLAITFVTYFFIIFTRKIKKSIITFFLASLLFIFKPVEGFTLENLSHIVSFETLGILLGMTIIVEILKESGFFTYFAVKTIKASKYKFWIVLFLLMGIVIIFSAFLDNVVTILFIAPIIFLVADTLEVDPTPLMMLTIVMDNIGGMGTLIGSPVNIIIGTTSGIDFTKFLVTMGPITLLAFVASFFIFKIQNKIDTKSYNKKLEKLKEMDENKAITNKSMAIKGVVIFFIALMGFLTHESTHIPIAVVATSSALVLMLLTNKDFEEMAHEIDWDTLFFYSALFAVSYALSEIGAIDILANLFMPLMNTPMLLMLVFMFVSAMVMPFLNSVPGTLVLAPVVSVLVNKGAPFELWFAFAMGANLGTNLTPLGAVQNFVVVGLLKKDANVDISFSKYMKYGYIHVIVSLIIAVAYLFFHYYVMA
- a CDS encoding ArsR/SmtB family transcription factor; the protein is MNEELKIFKALADETRLKIIKILLKGEHCVCKIVPHTNRSQSTVSNQLSKLENLGIVKSKRDGRRICYYIVNDKIEKILNIFKKGV
- a CDS encoding arsenic resistance protein is translated as MEVIKKLTFNIKKYLIFFTLTFLSIGWILGANFSKFAATNKSIFSNVIVFFVFFMIYPMMINMDWKKITKLFKDPKAILLSLLYNYLITPVIAYILMRLFLHNDELALGFMLVMLIPVSSSSIGYTGIVKGSVEVATIAQTINFILIPILAPIYLSIIAHGSKITIPMNSILKSMFYVIILPIILGYITRVIIISKVGEKGLKRAKPLIGLITLVSMLGVIFFIFFLKGHMLVSKWNLLIILGFLTIIYLIIALVFETWFNKRAGLTYEEHMGIVFLSTGKNNGTAVAIATLAFSPLVAIPAAILPIFQIIFMIFYVKLENKIKKYFEKNTKINYTRKYEEE
- a CDS encoding OsmC family protein, whose translation is MIQKFVLETTLHPEESVSLHKARGLETKISVNTEGKHTHAHTPVETVIGALGSCLIINTQRFFKAKELNFKDIKMTLNGYRDPSIPKLVKIEYFMKIETNETINLDELKEFISKKSTTYRTLEDSVEIVGEIEKI
- a CDS encoding sulfurtransferase TusA family protein encodes the protein MAKYEVTKTLDVMGEVCPVPDVETKRAMKKMKPGEILEVLIDYPMSKERIPEAVKKMGNEVLEIEESGSSEWKIYIKIK
- a CDS encoding YeeE/YedE family protein gives rise to the protein MEWSGLIIGLIFGVILQKGRVCFNSAFRDVLMFKDNYLMKLAALTLALESIVFVLFAQFGWMTMNPKPLNWGANIVGGFIFGLGMVLAGGCASGVTYRVGEGMTTAWFAAVFYGLTGYATKHGAFNWWLKLFGQSIKTTNDSQYFVEKSGPTLSSVLHLNQWIVVAIFVGLMLWYVFGTKTTERPTKLGFKTASILIALLAGFAFITSTASGRHYGMGITGGWINLFDGFLNKKPLNWEGLEILGIIVGAGITAKLAGEFKLRMPKNPITYLQVMIGGFLMGLGAVTAGGCNVGHFLTGVPQLAISSIVASIFFILGNWTMAWLLYRERD
- a CDS encoding DsrE/DsrF/TusD sulfur relay family protein produces the protein MKIAIQAMVQPYTYQDLDSIIKIADAALDKGHEVTIFLFCDAALASNKQIKPVRSDRNLPKILETMIKEKGLKVDICGICMDYRGITTDMIIEGSRASGLPELAELVYNSDRFISFMA
- a CDS encoding intracellular sulfur oxidation protein, with product MDKKVLFVVYQSPVGSLWTNEGFRTAFGMYGEDIEPSLLVLEAASTSLSKNTAPEKMGLLPIKIVHRFVKRYETEVFGVEEHLEKYGVKKENIDENFNAKLLKENELNEFFHSFDSVIFM
- a CDS encoding DsrH/TusB family sulfur metabolism protein: MALVLVKYGLDNPAERIKLSNTKDEDTIVFIQNGIFWTRTAEINSIKGKKVAIKDDFICRGYDESEAKVPLIDYSNFIDIVEKEEKFIG
- a CDS encoding sulfurtransferase TusA family protein, whose translation is MKYKKLNVQTLDLTDLFKILTNQARLEILVLLKDSCSTLNEMIEKLSMDKSTIYRHLRYLKNRSLIISYEKDGVERYDLSCKLVYDLIESGIQILSNLKNIKSYSYNNLKIFSNEIKNIEEINVDKFIDLCGEVCPVPDVTARKEIKKLKKGQVLLVIVDYPLSKERIPKIIESDGNEILAIVDDSLSTKIYIRRN
- the lpdA gene encoding dihydrolipoyl dehydrogenase; the protein is MFDAIVIGGGPGGYVSAIRLSQLGKKVAIIEKKAFGGTCTNVGCIPTKAMLTSAHLYSEIIEKSKKFGIEVENVNYNFKNIMKHMEKIVTSSKKGVEFLMKKNKITVYNGTAEILNKNTVKIKETNENLETKNLILAHGSVPVMFPPFDKVEGLWTSDDVFSLEKLPESILIIGGGVIGIEFSTFFSTLGKKVYVIELADHILPTEDLDVANEVKKVIKKNGVSIYEKHKVLGVEKNETSYITKILNSETNEEISIETEKVLMAVGRKPNITDDIKNLGVNIERGVISNDEMKTNIENVYAVGDIKGKIMLAHVAMFEGIVAAHNIAGEKKLMDYSAVPSIIFSNPEVASTGLREKDLDKEKVIVSKFPLSANPRARTLEERYGFVKIIADKETKKILGMSVVSPNATDMIMEGVISVRNNMNIENLVDSIHPHPTLTESFLGALEGLEGMAIHL